The Streptomyces avermitilis MA-4680 = NBRC 14893 genome contains a region encoding:
- a CDS encoding RpiB/LacA/LacB family sugar-phosphate isomerase → MRISVSSDMDEPVARSLLAELRGRGHEVVAHGALRPGDDTRWAACSAAAAREVATGTSDQAVVCCWTGTGASIAANKVPGVRAALCTDAYTADGARRWNDANVLALSLRLTSQPLLREILDAWFAAEAGEDADDRENVAHVGRLDADRTGGAADRG, encoded by the coding sequence ATGCGGATCTCCGTCTCCTCGGACATGGACGAACCCGTGGCCCGCTCTCTGCTCGCGGAACTGCGCGGCCGCGGCCACGAGGTCGTGGCGCACGGCGCGCTGCGCCCCGGCGACGACACGCGGTGGGCGGCGTGCTCGGCGGCGGCGGCCCGGGAGGTCGCCACCGGGACGTCGGACCAGGCGGTCGTGTGCTGCTGGACCGGCACGGGCGCGTCGATCGCCGCGAACAAGGTGCCCGGCGTGCGGGCGGCTCTGTGCACGGACGCGTACACGGCGGACGGCGCACGCCGCTGGAACGACGCCAACGTGCTGGCGCTCAGCCTGCGGCTGACGTCCCAGCCCCTGCTCAGGGAGATCCTCGACGCCTGGTTCGCCGCCGAGGCCGGCGAGGACGCCGACGACCGGGAGAACGTGGCGCACGTCGGGCGGCTGGACGCGGACAGGACCGGGGGCGCCGCCGACCGCGGGTGA
- a CDS encoding alpha/beta fold hydrolase — protein sequence MPQLAVDGAGMTYDDEGPHDGDGGVPLVFIHGWTADRHRWDHQMAHFADKRRVVRLDLRGHGESGGSARTIDELAGDVIALLDHLEIDRFIPVGHSMGGMIAQTLALAHPERIERLVLVNSISRMTYSRGRGLLMAASTLVPFKLFVAANIQRAFAPGHPREEVREYIRASSATPRDVVMTYYAAMRSFDVLDRVGEIRMPTLLVHGYYDIQLPVSQMLRMAKDYPDAVVRIVDAGHELPVEKPAELTSALDRFVTGQVGGVQLVG from the coding sequence ATGCCGCAGCTCGCTGTCGACGGCGCAGGAATGACGTACGACGACGAGGGCCCGCACGACGGTGACGGCGGTGTGCCTCTGGTGTTCATCCACGGCTGGACGGCCGACCGGCACCGCTGGGACCACCAGATGGCGCACTTCGCCGACAAGCGCCGGGTGGTCCGGCTCGACCTGCGCGGGCACGGGGAGAGCGGGGGTTCGGCGCGGACGATCGACGAGCTGGCCGGGGACGTCATCGCTCTCCTCGACCACCTGGAGATCGACCGGTTCATACCCGTCGGCCACTCGATGGGCGGGATGATCGCGCAGACCCTCGCGCTCGCCCACCCCGAGCGGATCGAGCGCCTGGTGCTGGTGAACTCGATCAGCCGGATGACCTACAGCCGGGGGCGGGGGCTGCTGATGGCGGCGTCCACGCTGGTGCCGTTCAAGCTGTTCGTCGCCGCCAACATCCAGCGGGCGTTCGCCCCCGGTCACCCGCGCGAGGAGGTCCGGGAGTACATCCGGGCCTCCTCGGCGACGCCGCGGGACGTGGTCATGACGTACTACGCGGCCATGCGGTCCTTCGACGTCCTCGACCGGGTCGGCGAGATCCGGATGCCCACCCTGCTGGTGCACGGCTACTACGACATCCAGTTGCCCGTCTCACAGATGCTGCGGATGGCGAAGGACTACCCGGACGCGGTGGTCCGGATCGTGGACGCCGGCCACGAACTGCCGGTGGAGAAGCCCGCGGAGCTGACCTCGGCGCTGGACCGGTTCGTGACCGGCCAAGTGGGAGGCGTCCAGCTCGTCGGCTGA
- a CDS encoding thioester reductase domain-containing protein → MREVNEGASAYPGQRATGESIERGGGGLSVSDLLAKVMTAAAPQPTGSGTESGPGAGPTAGPSLDVDGLAVAVAATAGRYLPGGHLSPDSDFFDAGGTSVHAVELVAELERELGMEIALDDVFADARPRTLARRWLSAGGAPAAHSATPATPEPTAAGVAATGVTAIGATAAGAAVAGATAAGVAATPGLLPLSAAGTRPAPAPSGLPVPSPRTPPAVAATPPPGSGDAPYSTARREDLDQILADLALADRLPWTGAPEPLPPRRILLTGATGFLGSHMLLDLLRHSDAHVYCLVRAADEEAATARLGQALKGYELPWSSEVRRRVTVLPGDIRHPRLGLSDDLWNTLAHELDSVVGVAAAVDFLRGYPSLRQSNVLGALTLAELAATGRPKPLHHISSIAVFNEVGITAMGEDDPLARVDRLVAGYDQTKWTAEVALRRARDHGLLVTAMRPGGIGGHTRTGAYNPQDLSSGLISAFGRFRTVPAFRYLNAAPVDWVSRVAVGVICEPDAWGYDYNLTGVPNTLDDVVQDMALGGMHVRVQDWDEWRTDALARLEADPVPELAFLTRVLRSPTALKLCEATLKGPAAHDDRTAALVEALGLGPAARYDAQAQLRTFERLARDGLARLPHKDDQPYLWFSERTEGGVGPVGAPADTPCSMALTLSIASMYQLVKERRVDVSGELVCAAVHPEPLTVERGDVWIRPEEGIPEQHGMRHQLLRYRLELRDTDGGHWWLEGHKYARARRDVWRQTRALTVEIGRAGEPARLTGEVVVPADSYVRDQIDGIKVDPRLTSQEKRAAKLTWLAWFGLEVGRGLLGPFARVAADLLDLRRNPTLTERNR, encoded by the coding sequence ATGCGTGAGGTGAACGAGGGCGCGTCGGCGTACCCCGGACAGCGGGCGACCGGCGAGTCGATCGAACGGGGCGGCGGCGGGCTCAGCGTGAGCGACCTGCTGGCCAAGGTCATGACGGCCGCCGCGCCCCAGCCGACCGGCAGCGGTACGGAGTCGGGGCCCGGCGCCGGTCCGACGGCCGGTCCGTCGCTCGATGTGGACGGCCTCGCCGTCGCCGTCGCCGCCACCGCGGGCCGCTATCTGCCTGGGGGGCACCTGTCGCCGGACAGTGACTTCTTCGACGCCGGGGGCACGTCCGTGCACGCCGTGGAACTCGTCGCGGAGCTGGAACGCGAGCTGGGCATGGAGATCGCCCTGGACGACGTGTTCGCCGACGCCCGGCCGCGCACCCTCGCCCGGCGGTGGCTGTCGGCCGGCGGCGCCCCGGCCGCCCACTCAGCAACTCCGGCGACCCCGGAGCCCACCGCGGCCGGCGTCGCCGCGACGGGCGTCACCGCGATTGGCGCCACTGCGGCCGGTGCCGCCGTGGCCGGTGCCACCGCGGCCGGCGTCGCCGCGACCCCGGGCCTCCTCCCGCTCTCCGCCGCGGGCACCCGTCCGGCGCCCGCCCCGAGCGGCCTCCCCGTCCCGTCCCCCCGCACCCCACCGGCGGTGGCGGCCACCCCGCCGCCCGGGAGCGGCGACGCCCCCTACTCCACCGCCCGCCGCGAGGACCTCGACCAGATCCTGGCCGACCTCGCGCTCGCCGATCGCCTGCCCTGGACCGGCGCGCCCGAGCCGCTGCCGCCGCGCCGGATCCTGCTGACCGGCGCGACCGGCTTCCTCGGCAGCCACATGCTTCTCGACCTGCTGCGGCACAGCGACGCCCACGTCTACTGCCTGGTCCGCGCCGCCGACGAGGAGGCGGCCACCGCCCGGCTGGGCCAGGCGCTGAAGGGCTACGAGCTGCCCTGGTCGTCGGAGGTCCGCCGCCGGGTGACCGTGCTCCCCGGAGACATCCGGCACCCGCGCCTCGGCCTGTCCGACGACCTGTGGAACACCCTCGCCCACGAGCTGGACAGCGTCGTCGGCGTGGCGGCGGCCGTGGACTTCCTGCGCGGCTACCCCTCGCTGCGGCAGAGCAACGTCCTCGGCGCGCTGACCCTGGCCGAACTGGCGGCGACCGGCCGGCCCAAGCCGCTGCACCACATCTCCTCGATCGCGGTCTTCAACGAGGTCGGCATCACCGCCATGGGCGAGGACGACCCGCTCGCCCGCGTAGACCGGCTCGTCGCGGGCTACGACCAGACGAAGTGGACCGCCGAAGTCGCGCTGCGGCGAGCCCGCGACCACGGTCTGCTGGTCACGGCGATGCGCCCGGGCGGCATCGGCGGCCACACCAGGACCGGCGCCTACAACCCCCAGGACCTCAGCAGCGGCCTCATCTCGGCCTTCGGCCGCTTCCGCACCGTGCCCGCGTTCCGCTACCTGAACGCGGCCCCGGTGGACTGGGTGAGCCGGGTCGCGGTCGGCGTCATCTGCGAACCCGACGCCTGGGGCTACGACTACAACCTGACCGGCGTGCCCAACACCCTCGACGACGTCGTACAGGACATGGCGCTCGGCGGCATGCACGTGCGCGTACAGGACTGGGACGAGTGGCGCACCGACGCCCTGGCCCGCCTGGAGGCCGACCCGGTGCCCGAACTCGCCTTCCTGACAAGGGTGTTGCGGAGCCCCACCGCCCTCAAGCTGTGCGAGGCGACACTGAAGGGCCCGGCGGCCCACGACGACCGCACCGCCGCGCTCGTCGAGGCGCTCGGGCTCGGGCCCGCGGCCCGCTACGACGCCCAGGCGCAGCTCAGGACGTTCGAGCGGCTGGCCCGCGACGGCCTCGCCCGGCTGCCGCACAAGGACGACCAGCCGTACCTGTGGTTCTCCGAGAGGACCGAGGGCGGCGTCGGCCCGGTCGGCGCCCCCGCCGACACCCCCTGCTCGATGGCGCTCACCCTGTCCATCGCGAGCATGTACCAGCTGGTGAAGGAGCGCCGGGTGGACGTCAGCGGCGAGCTGGTGTGCGCGGCGGTGCACCCCGAGCCGCTGACGGTGGAGCGCGGTGACGTCTGGATCCGCCCCGAGGAGGGCATCCCGGAACAGCACGGTATGCGACATCAACTCCTGCGCTACCGGCTGGAGTTGCGTGACACCGACGGCGGCCACTGGTGGCTCGAGGGCCACAAGTACGCCCGGGCCCGCCGCGACGTGTGGCGGCAGACCCGCGCGCTGACCGTCGAGATCGGCCGTGCGGGCGAACCGGCGCGACTGACGGGCGAGGTCGTCGTACCGGCGGACAGCTATGTGCGCGACCAGATCGACGGCATCAAGGTCGACCCGCGCCTGACCAGCCAGGAGAAGCGGGCCGCCAAGCTGACCTGGCTCGCCTGGTTCGGCCTTGAGGTGGGCCGCGGTCTGCTCGGCCCCTTCGCCCGGGTCGCCGCGGACCTGCTCGACCTGCGCCGCAACCCGACCCTCACGGAGCGCAACCGATGA
- a CDS encoding acyltransferase family protein, translating into MATRIEQVGQALPERRPELDAIRMLVVFGLIFFHSALVFATDDDYYVKNSETTQVIMILAGFAVVWAMPVLFLISGLGSWYSLRRRGAAGFVKERLLRLGVPLVFATLVLNPLPQWLRLRSADPGYDESYLAFLPHFYDVHVELAEFPFLLQGEHFETGHLWFVVLLLAFSLMLAFLFRVLAADRLRPVTDRLAQATFRVRGAILLPALPLALLCAFAGLEEDYAGWHRWAYLVFFAAGCALAADDRVRTAMRRAAVPAGRLGGVLFALSGPGFAVADEPFTEMTALGMATRAFFGAAGWCLVVAILGHLDRRRAARAVGRTPDPLSSGRHRVYAYLGAAVLPVYVLHQPVVVAVAYFVVGWNAPIPVEYAVIVIISLAVTLSVYELLVRRTRVTRFLLGMRVNTPDRPPRPGTSPRSR; encoded by the coding sequence ATGGCGACCCGCATCGAACAGGTAGGGCAGGCGCTGCCGGAGCGGCGTCCGGAGCTCGACGCCATCCGGATGCTCGTGGTGTTCGGGCTGATCTTCTTCCACTCGGCCCTCGTCTTCGCGACGGACGACGACTACTACGTCAAGAACTCCGAGACCACGCAAGTCATCATGATCCTGGCCGGCTTCGCGGTCGTCTGGGCGATGCCGGTGCTGTTCCTGATCTCCGGCCTGGGCTCGTGGTACTCGCTGCGCCGCCGCGGCGCGGCGGGCTTCGTCAAGGAACGCCTGTTGCGCCTGGGCGTGCCGCTGGTCTTCGCCACCCTCGTCCTGAACCCCCTGCCGCAGTGGCTGCGCCTGCGCTCCGCGGACCCCGGCTACGACGAGTCCTACCTCGCCTTCCTCCCTCACTTCTACGACGTGCATGTCGAACTCGCCGAGTTCCCCTTCCTCTTGCAGGGCGAGCACTTCGAGACCGGCCACCTCTGGTTCGTGGTGCTGCTGCTCGCCTTCTCCCTGATGCTGGCGTTCCTGTTCCGCGTGCTCGCGGCGGATCGCCTCCGACCCGTCACCGACCGGCTGGCGCAGGCCACCTTCCGCGTCCGCGGGGCGATCCTTCTGCCGGCGCTTCCGCTCGCCCTGCTCTGCGCCTTCGCCGGCCTGGAGGAGGACTACGCCGGCTGGCATCGCTGGGCCTATCTGGTGTTCTTCGCCGCGGGCTGCGCCCTCGCCGCCGATGACCGCGTCCGCACCGCCATGCGCCGGGCCGCGGTGCCGGCCGGCCGGCTGGGGGGTGTCCTGTTCGCCCTGTCCGGCCCCGGCTTCGCCGTCGCGGACGAGCCCTTCACCGAGATGACCGCCCTGGGCATGGCGACCCGCGCGTTCTTCGGGGCGGCCGGCTGGTGCCTGGTCGTCGCCATCCTCGGCCACCTCGACCGGCGCCGCGCGGCGCGGGCCGTCGGCCGGACTCCCGACCCGCTCTCTTCCGGGCGCCACCGCGTGTACGCCTACCTGGGCGCCGCCGTGCTGCCGGTCTACGTACTGCACCAGCCCGTCGTCGTGGCCGTCGCGTACTTCGTCGTGGGCTGGAACGCCCCGATCCCCGTCGAATACGCGGTGATCGTGATCATCTCCCTGGCTGTCACCCTGTCGGTCTACGAGCTCCTGGTGCGGCGCACGCGTGTGACGCGGTTCCTTCTCGGAATGCGGGTCAATACACCTGACCGACCGCCACGGCCCGGGACTTCCCCGCGCTCCCGCTGA
- a CDS encoding GAP family protein yields MGKVLGDVGGSEGASGHGQPATWVGGGLKLGLGVLLALFGVRLWHRRPRDVSQARLPKWMAAIDSFTPVKIFGLALLLSAANIKNATFTIAASASISSSGIPLGQQIGALAVFVVIASLGILAPLAVFLIAGERARNTLDGWKNWAAQHNIPVMAVLCFVIGLKLLGDGIAILTG; encoded by the coding sequence ATGGGGAAGGTGCTCGGCGATGTCGGCGGGTCGGAAGGAGCTTCCGGCCACGGGCAGCCGGCCACCTGGGTCGGGGGGGGGCTCAAGCTGGGCCTGGGAGTGCTGCTCGCGCTGTTCGGTGTCCGGCTGTGGCACCGGCGCCCCAGGGACGTCTCCCAGGCGCGACTGCCGAAGTGGATGGCCGCGATCGACAGCTTCACCCCAGTCAAGATCTTCGGGCTCGCGCTGCTGCTGTCGGCGGCCAACATCAAGAACGCCACGTTCACCATCGCCGCGAGCGCCTCGATCAGCTCGTCCGGGATTCCGTTGGGGCAGCAGATCGGGGCGCTGGCGGTGTTCGTGGTCATCGCGTCTCTGGGGATCCTGGCGCCGCTGGCGGTCTTCCTGATCGCGGGAGAGCGAGCACGGAACACGCTCGACGGCTGGAAGAACTGGGCCGCACAGCACAACATCCCCGTGATGGCGGTGCTGTGTTTCGTGATCGGGCTGAAGCTGCTCGGGGACGGCATCGCCATCCTCACCGGTTGA
- a CDS encoding carboxymuconolactone decarboxylase family protein: MSDTTAGPVGTRGTRVFIDKQSPKAYHALVETSEAVRAVAADAGLDRVLVELINLRVSQINGCAYCLSLHTKAALRVGETTQRLGVLAAWRDTELFTSRERAALALAEVTTDPADATAQEHAYDAARQVLTDDEISAVIWVAVTINAFNRVSIMSKHPVRGIPHQ; encoded by the coding sequence TTGAGCGACACGACAGCAGGTCCCGTGGGCACGCGGGGCACGCGGGTCTTCATCGACAAGCAGAGCCCGAAGGCCTATCACGCGTTGGTCGAAACCTCCGAGGCGGTCCGCGCGGTCGCCGCCGACGCGGGGCTGGACCGTGTGCTCGTGGAGCTGATCAATCTCCGCGTGTCGCAGATCAACGGCTGTGCGTACTGCCTCAGCCTGCACACGAAGGCAGCGCTGCGGGTGGGTGAGACTACCCAGCGCCTCGGTGTGCTGGCGGCGTGGCGCGACACCGAACTGTTCACATCACGGGAACGCGCGGCCCTCGCCCTGGCGGAGGTGACCACCGACCCCGCGGACGCCACCGCGCAGGAGCACGCCTACGACGCCGCCCGCCAGGTTCTCACCGACGACGAGATCTCCGCGGTGATCTGGGTGGCGGTCACCATCAACGCTTTCAACCGGGTCTCCATCATGAGCAAGCACCCTGTGCGCGGGATCCCCCACCAGTAA
- a CDS encoding alpha/beta hydrolase — translation MIFRTTDSTTRPALRRVRTTTTLRPLHHRLDPARVEEIPFRAGDGVRLGLTRVDSGEPDRPAVLLLHGHTASADMFLLPETRNLVDALLDDGYEPWLLDWRGSCRLPYNETGQKYTYDDVALYDIPAAVSHIRGRIGDRPLFVVAHCIGSLTLSLSMTAGLVPGLAGVVSQGVFLTPKLAGRTSLRMSVAGELLKTRIDHIPVDFRKVGLWSKYTPLFALASRKASCPDPTCQILHNSAWGTGASLFVHEHLSEATHDRLAELLGPAPLWILPHLRRIELARSVVRWHDTDHRYRELPQNALDAAGRIDTPVLLIAGSENGLWLDSQKLCHDVLARRQPYLDVSYTEIPGYGHLDTFLGRGAALDVFGHILDFLGERR, via the coding sequence ATGATCTTCAGGACGACCGACTCCACCACCAGGCCGGCGCTCCGCAGGGTCAGGACCACCACGACCCTGCGCCCGCTCCACCACCGCCTCGATCCCGCGCGCGTCGAGGAGATCCCCTTCCGCGCGGGGGACGGGGTCCGGCTCGGCCTGACCCGCGTCGACAGCGGCGAGCCCGACCGGCCCGCGGTGCTGCTCCTGCACGGACACACCGCGTCCGCCGACATGTTCTTGCTGCCCGAGACCCGCAACCTCGTCGACGCCCTCCTCGACGACGGCTACGAGCCCTGGCTGCTCGACTGGCGCGGCAGTTGCCGGCTGCCGTACAACGAGACCGGCCAGAAGTACACGTACGACGACGTCGCCCTGTACGACATCCCCGCGGCCGTCTCCCACATCCGCGGGCGCATCGGCGACCGGCCGTTGTTCGTGGTCGCCCACTGCATCGGCTCGCTCACGCTGTCGCTGAGCATGACGGCGGGGCTGGTGCCGGGGCTCGCGGGCGTCGTGTCGCAGGGCGTGTTCCTGACGCCGAAGCTCGCGGGCCGGACCTCGCTGCGGATGTCGGTGGCCGGAGAGCTGCTGAAAACCCGGATCGATCACATCCCGGTCGACTTCCGCAAGGTGGGCCTCTGGTCGAAGTACACGCCGCTGTTCGCACTGGCCTCCCGCAAGGCGAGCTGCCCGGACCCGACCTGTCAGATCCTGCACAACTCGGCGTGGGGGACGGGCGCCTCGCTGTTCGTGCACGAGCACCTGTCCGAGGCCACCCACGACCGGCTCGCCGAGCTGCTAGGCCCCGCGCCGCTGTGGATCCTGCCGCATCTGCGCCGGATCGAGCTGGCCCGCAGCGTGGTCCGCTGGCACGACACCGACCACCGCTACCGGGAGTTGCCGCAGAACGCGCTGGACGCGGCCGGCCGTATCGACACCCCGGTCCTGCTGATCGCGGGCAGCGAGAACGGGCTGTGGCTCGACTCCCAGAAGCTCTGTCACGACGTACTCGCGCGCAGGCAGCCGTACTTGGACGTCTCGTACACCGAGATTCCCGGCTACGGTCACCTCGACACGTTCCTCGGCCGGGGCGCCGCCCTCGACGTGTTCGGTCACATTCTCGACTTCCTGGGCGAACGGCGGTGA